The Lactuca sativa cultivar Salinas chromosome 2, Lsat_Salinas_v11, whole genome shotgun sequence genome includes a window with the following:
- the LOC111912156 gene encoding NDR1/HIN1-like protein 3, with protein sequence MSSDSHLNGAYYGPSIPPPSKKSRSYNRHGRGGGSCNPFSWCCSCLCGCIFNLIFQILITILVLLGIAVLVFWLIFRPNAPKFHVNDATLTQFTLSSDNNTLYYNLAVNMTFRNPNKRIGIYYDKIEANAEYYDKRFASRNLDGFYLGHKRENNVNTEFVGEQVVVLGNGDRSKYDRERNDGVYNIDLKLRLRLRLKVGWAKPKFKPKFECELKIPVTSGGVVSSTGFQRTKCDFDW encoded by the coding sequence ATGTCCTCTGATTCTCACCTCAACGGAGCTTACTACGGCCCATCAATCCCACCTCCCTCCAAAAAATCCCGATCCTACAACCGCCATGGCCGCGGCGGCGGAAGCTGCAACCCCTTCTCATGGTGCTGCAGTTGTCTCTGCGGTTGCATCTTCAACCTCATCTTCCAAATCCTCATCACCATCCTCGTCCTCCTCGGGATCGCCGTCCTCGTCTTCTGGTTAATCTTCCGCCCCAACGCCCCGAAGTTCCATGTCAACGACGCTACTCTCACCCAGTTCACCCTTTCCTCCGATAACAACACTCTCTACTACAACCTCGCTGTGAATATGACGTTCCGGAACCCTAATAAACGGATTGGAATTTACTACGACAAAATCGAAGCCAACGCTGAGTATTATGATAAGAGGTTTGCTTCCAGGAATTTAGATGGGTTTTATTTGGGGCATAAAAGGGAGAATAACGTTAACACGGAGTTCGTCGGAGAACAAGTGGTGGTGCTCGGAAATGGTGATCGATCTAAATATGATAGGGAGAGAAACGATGGGGTGTACAACATCGATTTGAAGTTGAGGCTTCGGTTGAGGTTGAAAGTTGGGTGGGCGAAACCCAAATTCAAACCGAAGTTCGAATGCGAGTTGAAGATTCCGGTGACCTCCGGCGGTGTGGTTTCTTCTACGGGATTTCAAAGGACGAAGTGTGATTTCGATTGgtag
- the LOC111912137 gene encoding uncharacterized protein LOC111912137: MNLFAEVVEVLNYVKDEGSSLSNRNQAKGIWSYFKTLDFVFLLHLMLEILGLTDTLSKHLQKKDQDILEAASLVKGTTKALIVFRKDGFPQIWKKVCAFREKHSIGIVDMSEYYGTPRKRRTNTTNQHHFEVVTFNMVLDMQIQEFGDRFSEVSTKLIENMATLSPCDSFYSFDKSKLLKLSEIYKNDFDDSERVHLNGQLDIYYHSLLHDEKFVNLKGIADLSRLLVETGKHLSFPLVYRLLKLTLVLPVATATVERCFFCNEVVED; the protein is encoded by the coding sequence ATGAATTTGTTTGCTGAAGTTGTTGAGGTACTTAATTATGTCAAAGATGAGGGGTCTAGTTTATCTAACCGTAATCAAGCAAAGGGTATTTGGTCATATTTCAAGACACTTGATTTCGTGTTTCTTTTACACTTGATGTTGGAAATTCTAGGCCTCACAGATACCTTgtcaaagcatcttcaaaaaaaAGATCAAGATATTTTGGAAGCGGCTTCATTAGTAAAAGGGACAACAAAAGCACTAATAGTTTTTAGAAAAGATGGGTTTCCGCAAATTTGGAAGAAGGTATGTGCTTTTCGTGAAAAACATAGTATTGGAATTGTGGACATGTCGGAATATTATGGTACCCCACGAAAGCGTAGGACCAATACGACTAATCAACATCATTTTGAAGTTGTGACTTTTAACATGGTTTTAGATATGCAAATTCAAGAATTTGGGGATCGATTTAGTGAAGTTAGCACGAAGCTGATAGAGAACATGGCGACTTTGAGTCCTTGTGACTCATTTTATAGTTTTGATAAATCAAAGTTGTTGAAGCTAAGCGAGATATACAAAAATGATTTTGACGATTCAGAAAGAGTGCATCTTAATGGACAACTTGATATCTATTATCACTCTTTGCTCCATGATGAGAAATTTGTCAACTTGAAGGGAATTGCAGACCTCTCTCGTTTATTAGTGGAAACAGGGAAACACTTATCTTTTCCTTTGGTTTATAGATTATTAAAACTAACTTTGGTTTTGCCTGTCGCAACCGCAACCGTTGAACGATGTTTTTTCTGCAATGAAGTTGTTGAAGACTAA
- the LOC111912136 gene encoding uncharacterized protein LOC111912136, which yields MKQGSINNFFKRQLYDNGEGTSKRNKYNESSQVPQPYEPSQKPKVRQEPQPNEPTQRPRAPQGPQPNEPSQIPQVPKTFDLNDLPSDPGDRPKITSYHPNQRDEIRRTYLTKGPCQPKGHTFESKLVGKKLRRFVVEWFVEFPWLEYSIKKYKAYCLCCYLFGDMVGNKVEKMHLQPITLTLGVKNIIPETYWQGYEGASNMSGAFNGLKSLILKENNSAHYIHCFVAVAKKHDDVEEFFEQLALVVTVVCGSCKRKYMILEMQKEKVEAEISIGEIETGRGLNQEISLA from the exons ATGAAGCAA GGTTCTATTAATAATTTTTTCAAAAGACAATTATATGACAATGGTGAAGGAACTTCTAAAAGaaataagtataatgaaagttCACAAGTTCCACAACCTTATGAACCTAGTCAAAAACCAAAAGTTCGACAAGAACCACAACCTAATGAACCTACTCAAAGACCACGAGCTCCACAAGGACCACAACCTAATGAACCTAGTCAAATACCACAAGTTCCAAAAACttttgatttgaatgatcttccttCGGACCCGGGGGATAGGCCAAAAATTACATCTTATCATCCTAATCAAAGAGATGAAATAAGGAGGACATATTTGACTAAAGGACCTTGTCAACCGAAGGGGCATACTTTTGAATCAAAGTTAGTTGGTAAGAAGCTAAGACGTTTTGTTGTTGAATGGTTTGTTGAATTTCCATGGTTAGAGTATAGCATTAAGAAGTACAAGGCATATTGTTTGTGTTGCTACTTGTTTGGAGACATGGTAGGGAACAAGGTGGAAAAGATGCATTTACAACCGATAACTTTGACACTTGGAGTAAAAAACATCATTCCGGAAACATATTG GCAAGGTTATGAAGGAGCAAGTAATATGAGTGGTGCATtcaatggattgaaatcattgatattaaaagaaaataattcTGCACATTATATACATTGTTTTGTGGCGGTAGCAAAGAAACACGATGATGTTGAAGAATTCTTTGAACAATTAGCTTTGGTGGTTACTGTGGTTTGTGGTTCTTGTAAGAGAAAATATATGATACTGGAGATGCAAAAAGAAAAAGTTGAAGCCGAAATTTCTATTGGTGAAATTGAAACTGGAAGAGGATTGAATCAAGAGATTTCTCTTGCTTGA